One Chaetodon auriga isolate fChaAug3 chromosome 14, fChaAug3.hap1, whole genome shotgun sequence genomic window carries:
- the tmem30aa gene encoding transmembrane protein 30Aa, with protein MMASSYNAKEEDGHHSGASSHGGAGAVKSKKPDNTAFKQQRLPAWQPILTAGTVLPAFFVIGLIFIPIGIGLYVSSNNIKEFEIDYTGVDSSSPCYSCAKNFSWNNTAPCLCSVPFTLKQPFESNVFMYYGLSNFYQNHRRYVKSRDDSQLNGDQSALTNPSKECEPYRTSDGIPIAPCGAIANSLFNDTLELYYIDSNDTRNAIPLVKKGIAWWTDKHVKFRNPGGNNNLTVAFQGTSKPVNWRKPVYELDPSDPENNGFINEDFIVWMRTAALPTFRKLYRIIQKKPNTTPTLPSGKYVLDITYNYPVLSFDGRKRMILSTISWMGGKNPFLGIAYITVGSICFFLGVVLLIIHHKYDTRNNSADIPN; from the exons ATGATGGCGTCAAGCTACAACGCTAAGGAAGAGGACGGACACCACTCGGGTGCTTCGAGCCACGGAGGCGCCGGGGCTGTGAAAAGTAAAAAGCCAGACAACACAGCGTTCAAGCAGCAGAGACTGCCCGCCTGGCAGCCCATCCTGACGGCGGGCACCGTGCTGCCTGCTTTCTTCGTTATTGGTCTCATCTTCATCCCCATTGGCATCGGCCTGTACGTCTCATCAAACAACATCAAAGAGTTCGAG ATTGATTACACTGGCGTGGACAGTTCCAGTCCATGCTACAGCTGTGCCAAGAACTTCAGCTGGAACAACACGGCAccatgtctctgctctgtgccctTCACACTGAAGCAGCCATTTGAG AGCAATGTCTTCATGTACTACGGCTTATCCAACTTCTATCAGAACCACAGACGCTATGTGAAGTCCAGGGATGACAGCCAGCTGAATGGTGACCAGTCTGCTTTGACG AACCCAAGCAAGGAATGTGAACCGTACCGTACAAGTGATGGAATACCCATTGCTCCATGTGGGGCCATAGCTAACAGCCTTTTTAATG ACACTCTAGAGCTGTACTACATTGATTCCAATGACACCAGAAATGCAATTCCTCTGGTAAAGAAGGGTATTGCGTGGTGGACAGACAAGCATGTGAAGTTCAGGAATCCTGGTGGAAATAACAACCTCACTGTTGCTTTCCAAG GCACAAGTAAGCCAGTGAACTGGAGGAAGCCAGTGTATGAGTTGGACCCATCAGATCCCGAGAACAACGGTTTTATCAACGAGGACTTCATTGTGTGGATGCGCACGGCTGCGTTGCCCACCTTTCGCAAGCTCTATCGCATCATCCAGAAGAAGCCCAACACGACCCCAACTCTACCCAGTGGCAAATACGTCTTGGACATCACTTACA ATTACCCTGTGCTCAGCTTTGATGGTCGCAAGCGGATGATCCTGAGCACCATCTCCTGGATGGGAGGGAAGAACCCCTTCCTCGGCATTGCCTACATCACTGTGGGCTCCATCTGCTTCTTCCTGGGTGTGGTTCTGCTCATCATCCACCATAAATATGACACCCGCAACAACAGTGCAGATATCCCAAACTAA